One Pocillopora verrucosa isolate sample1 chromosome 10, ASM3666991v2, whole genome shotgun sequence genomic window carries:
- the LOC131791702 gene encoding uncharacterized protein: protein MSRPYRNRTRYRQHPYKHWTESSAVKQERVFEDKNFSSSLHPTSAPDNGGNSQLPGWDYLLRRKAESINDRILKSKASESYDGTSYSGAYEVSSQFVIKQEPGNPTVREQYSYSALSWTTCNDRAQDYAQKGKFWIERRAERNILEPEAGQSRSDRLADGYENHQMRKVKFEHPLGFRESRHSKYSATSSGQGSHLTVEKLISNIRRAVASNPNFKRNVVDSVCSQTSGNGKKQSSISDKSVETCTTSSELSNPVTQGSEETLTCNLPQNTGDEVKHGTMMDSNEEVEHGSMLNKTSDIANGRRKIKNISKPDMRRNKHNPGGGKTLIHTLPYPAEGVEVQYTKDPVEAEAWLKNNVIDCSAQAVGLDIEWKPQLKRKKDGGVGNKTAVLQLSVEGSCLVLHLCHMESKPVLLRNVLSNKLILKVGSGILQDVTKLNRDTGLSCKGLMDTQKMAKSIGIPVSQKLGLKALAKHFLGIDLEKPKSVSMSNWERCPLRLKQIHYAALDAWIGLKIYLHMKMVKGQEQVFMEEDDEEKHVETLQCQVCGKKVKGQDSLNKHSTIHPQCKCGQIFLSEISKKHKKKCPFGRALVQEGQTDDDVTVWCQGCGKKCKNEEVLKRHVREVGHVQCPFCNRLLQNSQSIKHIQRCKNIN, encoded by the coding sequence ATGAGCCGCCCTTATCGCAATCGAACGCGATACAGGCAACATCCCTACAAACATTGGACAGAATCAAGCGCTGTCAAGCAAGAAAGAGTGTTTGAAGATAAAAACTTTTCATCATCACTGCATCCAACTTCTGCACCAGATAATGGCGGTAATAGTCAACTGCCAGGCTGGGATTACCTTCTGCGTCGCAAAGCTGAAAGTATTAACGATCGCATTCTCAAGAGTAAAGCATCAGAATCTTATGATGGAACATCTTATAGTGGAGCTTATGAGGTGTCGTCACAGTTTGTGATCAAACAGGAGCCAGGTAATCCAACTGTAAGAGAACAATATAGTTATTCAGCGTTATCATGGACAACTTGTAATGACCGTGCTCAGGATTATGCTCAAAAGGGAAAGTTTTGGATTGAAAGGAGAGCAGAGAGAAACATCCTGGAACCTGAAGCTGGACAATCACGTTCCGATCGACTGGCTGATGGGTATGAGAATCACCAGATGCGCAAAGTTAAATTCGAACATCCTTTGGGGTTCCGTGAAAGCCGTCATTCCAAGTACTCAGCTACAAGTTCTGGTCAAGGTAGTCATCTGACGGTCGAAAAATTGATTTCTAACATTCGAAGGGCTGTTGCTTCAAAtccaaattttaagagaaacGTAGTAGATTCCGTATGCAGTCAGACATCAGGGAATGGCAAGAAACAAAGTAGCATTTCAGACAAAAGTGTTGAGACATGCACAACAAGTTCTGAATTAAGCAACCCTGTTACTCAAGGGTCCGAGGAAACATTGACCTGTAATTTGCCTCAAAATACTGGTGATGAAGTCAAGCATGGTACCATGATGGACAGTAATGAAGAAGTTGAACATGGTTCTATGTTAAACAAGACTAGTGACATAGCAAATGgcaggagaaaaataaaaaacatctcAAAGCCAGATATGAGGAGAAATAAGCATAATCCTGGAGGAGGGAAGACTCTTATCCATACTCTACCTTATCCAGCCGAAGGTGTTGAAGTGCAATACACCAAAGACCCAGTTGAAGCAGAGGCTTGGTTAAAGAATAATGTTATTGATTGTTCTGCACAAGCAGTTGGTTTAGACATTGAGTGGAAGCCCCAACTGAAAAGGAAGAAGGACGGAGGAGTAGGAAACAAGACTGCAGTGTTGCAGCTGAGTGTTGAAGGGTCATGTTTGGTTTTGCACCTTTGCCATATGGAGTCAAAACCAGTGTTGTTGAGGAATGTTTTGAGTAACAAGTTGATCTTAAAAGTTGGAAGTGGAATTTTACAAGATGTAACAAAGCTAAATCGTGACACAGGACTTAGTTGCAAGGGGCTTATGGATACACAGAAAATGGCCAAGTCAATTGGTATACCTGTTTCACAGAAGCTAGGGCTTAAAGCTCTTGCCAAACATTTCCTTGGAATTGACCTGGAAAAACCAAAGTCTGTGTCCATGAGCAATTGGGAGAGATGCCCCTTGAGACTTAAACAAATTCACTATGCTGCATTAGATGCATGGATTGGATTGAAAATTTACCTGCACATGAAAATGGTAAAGGGCCAAGAACAAGTGTTTATGGAGGAGGATGATGAGGAGAAGCATGTAGAGACTCTCCAGTGTCAAGTGTGCGGCAAAAAGGTTAAAGGTCAAGATAGCCTGAATAAACACAGCACAATTCATCCTCAGTGCAAATGTGGAcagatttttttgtcagaaatttCCAAGAAGCACAAGAAGAAGTGTCCTTTTGGTAGGGCTTTGGTGCAAGAAGGTCAAACTGATGATGATGTCACAGTTTGGTGCCAGGGCTGTGGAAAGAAGTGCAAGAATGAAGAAGTACTCAAGAGGCATGTTAGAGAAGTAGGGCATGTGCAATGTCCATTTTGTAACAGGTTACTTCAAAACTCACAAAGCATTAAACATATTCAGAGGTGCAAAAATATAAACTGA
- the LOC131791783 gene encoding proteasome subunit alpha type-2 has translation MTERYSFSLTTFSPSGKLVQIEYALAAVAAGGPSVGIKASNGVVLAAEKKQKSVLYDDSTINKVEMVTKSVGMVYSGMGPDYRVLVRHARKIAQQYYLMYQEEIPTAQLVQKLASVVQEYTQSGGVRPFGVSLLVAGWDDDRPYLFQCDPSGSYFAWKATAMGKNYINGKTFLEKRYNENLELEDAIHTAILTLKESFEGQMTEDNIELGVCNEQGFRRLTPAEVKDYLASIIS, from the exons ATGACGGAAAGATACAGCTTTAGTCTAACAACTTTCAG TCCTTCTGGAAAACTTGTTCAGATAGAATATGCTCTGGCAGCTGTAGCAGCAGGAGGGCCTTCTGTGGGTATAAAAG catcaaATGGAGTTGTCCTTGCTGCTGAAAAGAAACAGAAGTCAGTTTTATACGATGACAGTACAATCAACAAG GTGGAAATGGTGACAAAGAGTGTTGGAATGGTTTATAGTGGAATGGGCCCAGACTACAG AGTTCTGGTTCGACATGCCAGGAAGATAGCACAGCAATACTATCTAATGTATCAGGAGGAAATACCAACTGCACAGTTGGTTCAAAAACTTGCATCTGTGGTCCAGGAGTACACCCAGTCAGG TGGTGTTCGACCATTTGGTGTGTCTCTTCTTGTTGCTGGGTGGGATGATGACAGGCCATACTTATTTCAATGTGATCCATCG GGATCGTATTTTGCCTGGAAGGCCACTGCTATGGGCAAAAACTATATCAATGGcaaaacttttcttgaaaagag GTATAATGAAAATCTTGAATTAGAAGATGCTATCCATACAGCAATCTTGACTCTTAAG GAGAGTTTTGAAGGACAAATGACAGAAGACAATATTGAGTTAGGGGTGTGTAATGAGCAAGGCTTCCGTCGTCTCACCCCTGCAGAAGTAAAGGACTACTTGGCCTCTATCATATCTTAA